The Candidatus Liberimonas magnetica genome window below encodes:
- a CDS encoding response regulator, whose protein sequence is MDKKRVLAIDDDATIGELLKTGLEALEYDVDAVSNEPELWQSIEKNKPDVILMDIAMPGIDGIRLCRNIRLLPELRNIPIIMVSAFSDKRTYHDAMLFGGDDFLSKPFEISDVQKKIEDSLARLNTKNDKNIIR, encoded by the coding sequence ATGGATAAAAAAAGAGTTTTAGCTATAGATGACGATGCAACGATAGGAGAACTGCTGAAAACAGGGCTTGAGGCATTAGAGTATGATGTAGATGCAGTATCAAATGAACCTGAGCTCTGGCAATCTATCGAAAAGAATAAGCCGGACGTAATTTTGATGGATATAGCTATGCCTGGAATTGACGGCATAAGGCTCTGCAGAAATATAAGGCTGCTGCCCGAACTAAGGAATATTCCTATCATTATGGTCAGCGCATTTAGCGATAAGAGGACATATCACGATGCGATGCTCTTCGGAGGAGATGACTTTTTATCAAAACCTTTCGAAATTTCAGATGTCCAAAAGAAAATAGAAGATTCGCTCGCTAGATTAAATACGAAAAACGATAAAAATATAATACGATAA
- a CDS encoding YtxH domain-containing protein produces the protein MSENNSGEVVLSFILGGLIGAAVGILFAPSAGKETRKKLKDMGEDFSEKMGHLSEELKDKAEHVILDGKDKVLTQKDRIEAAFEAGKKAYEKKSKVD, from the coding sequence ATGTCTGAAAATAATTCCGGAGAAGTAGTTTTATCGTTTATTCTGGGTGGCTTAATAGGTGCAGCTGTCGGTATACTTTTTGCGCCGAGTGCAGGAAAAGAAACAAGAAAAAAACTGAAAGATATGGGCGAAGATTTTAGCGAAAAAATGGGGCATTTGAGCGAAGAATTGAAAGATAAGGCTGAACATGTTATCTTAGATGGGAAGGATAAGGTATTGACGCAGAAAGACCGTATAGAAGCGGCCTTTGAGGCCGGAAAAAAGGCTTACGAAAAAAAGAGTAAGGTTGATTGA
- a CDS encoding YajQ family cyclic di-GMP-binding protein — translation MANFSFDVVSEVNFMEVENAVVQAQKELAQRFDFKNSKSSIEYNKTEKKITLVGDDDFKLRSVTDILEGRLAKRGVSAKSLDKKAPEKAFEGTLRQTISLVSGLPIEKAKELSKLIRDNVKKVQVQIEGEKLRVVSPKKDDLQAVIAFLRGQNFSLPLQFVNYR, via the coding sequence ATGGCAAACTTTTCATTTGATGTTGTTTCAGAAGTAAATTTTATGGAAGTAGAAAATGCTGTTGTCCAGGCACAGAAAGAACTTGCACAGAGGTTTGATTTTAAGAATAGCAAATCTTCGATAGAATACAATAAAACAGAGAAGAAAATAACATTAGTAGGCGATGATGATTTTAAACTGCGTTCAGTTACGGATATTCTTGAGGGAAGGCTTGCCAAAAGAGGAGTATCGGCAAAATCTCTTGATAAAAAGGCACCTGAAAAAGCATTTGAAGGCACTTTACGCCAGACAATAAGCCTGGTAAGCGGCCTGCCCATAGAGAAAGCAAAAGAGCTTTCAAAGCTTATTAGAGATAATGTTAAAAAAGTGCAGGTGCAAATTGAAGGAGAAAAACTGCGGGTAGTGTCACCTAAGAAAGATGACCTTCAGGCAGTGATAGCTTTTTTAAGGGGCCAAAATTTTTCCCTCCCATTGCAATTCGTAAACTATAGATAA
- a CDS encoding cob(I)yrinic acid a,c-diamide adenosyltransferase: protein MLWVYTGNGKGKTTAAIGQIVRALGRNLRVCLIQLFKGKEFYGEQKILGKLKNLDFYSFAPSHPFCFPDTKIEGVKLQCEDALECLKKALKKKKRYDLIVLEEFNIAIRDGYLKQDDLFKMLDKNKDIYVLITGRGAPKELIDRADLVTEMKEIKHPYNKGVKAKKGIEF from the coding sequence ATGCTTTGGGTATACACCGGAAACGGTAAGGGAAAAACCACGGCTGCCATAGGCCAGATAGTAAGGGCTCTGGGCCGTAATTTAAGGGTTTGCCTGATACAATTGTTTAAAGGTAAAGAGTTTTACGGCGAACAGAAAATATTGGGTAAGCTAAAGAACCTGGATTTTTACTCCTTTGCACCCAGTCACCCGTTTTGTTTCCCCGACACAAAAATAGAGGGTGTAAAGCTGCAGTGTGAAGATGCTTTAGAATGCTTAAAAAAAGCTCTTAAAAAAAAGAAGCGGTATGATCTTATAGTATTAGAAGAGTTTAATATAGCCATAAGAGACGGTTATTTAAAACAAGACGATCTGTTTAAGATGCTGGATAAAAACAAGGATATTTATGTATTAATTACCGGAAGAGGCGCACCAAAGGAATTGATAGATAGGGCTGATCTTGTAACTGAAATGAAAGAAATAAAACATCCCTATAACAAAGGGGTCAAGGCAAAAAAAGGAATAGAATTTTAA
- the cobU gene encoding bifunctional adenosylcobinamide kinase/adenosylcobinamide-phosphate guanylyltransferase, producing the protein MKTKKIILLTGSVRSGKSGFALKLADKIGGKIAFLATCAPKDKEMKERIKLHKKSRPKTWQTVEAYKDLAAAIKKTKLKADVIIIDCMTLYVSNLMALNKNAKTIINDVSKIMETIIKNNLSAIIVTNEVGWGIVPANKLARNFRDMAGKVNQLMAKQSDEVYIMISGIPLKLK; encoded by the coding sequence ATGAAAACAAAGAAAATCATTCTTTTAACCGGAAGCGTAAGGTCAGGCAAAAGCGGTTTCGCATTAAAACTTGCGGATAAAATAGGCGGGAAGATCGCATTCCTTGCAACCTGTGCTCCAAAAGACAAAGAAATGAAAGAAAGGATAAAACTACACAAAAAATCACGGCCAAAGACCTGGCAAACCGTTGAAGCATATAAGGATCTGGCCGCAGCAATAAAAAAAACTAAATTAAAAGCCGATGTCATAATTATTGACTGCATGACCCTGTATGTTTCTAACCTGATGGCATTAAACAAAAATGCAAAAACTATCATAAATGATGTTTCTAAAATAATGGAAACAATAATAAAGAATAATTTGTCCGCGATAATAGTAACCAACGAAGTAGGGTGGGGAATAGTGCCTGCAAATAAACTTGCAAGAAATTTCAGGGATATGGCAGGCAAGGTTAATCAGTTAATGGCAAAACAGAGCGATGAGGTTTATATTATGATTTCAGGTATCCCGTTGAAACTAAAATGA
- the cobT gene encoding nicotinate-nucleotide--dimethylbenzimidazole phosphoribosyltransferase — translation MLYETTKKIKDLDEKSMQNAQKRLDNLTKPQGSLGRLEELAKQVAGITGMISPKLDNKLIITIAGDHGVVEEGVSAFPKEVTPQMVHNFLRGGAGINVLARHIGAKVVVVDAGVASDIKPELGLIINKVGYGTRNMAKGPAMTKEEAVKAIECGISIVEMNSSVSIIGTGDMGIGNTTASSAIVASITGQSVDKVTGKGTGIDDKTLNHKIAVIKKALDINKPNVKDGIDVLSKVGGFEIGAIAGVILGAASKKIPVVIDGFISGAGALIAYLIEPKSKYYMIASHCSVEQGHKIALDFIGLKPLFNLDMRLGEGTGAALGISLVEASVKILNEMSTFESAGVSEKEK, via the coding sequence ATGCTTTATGAAACAACTAAGAAAATTAAGGATTTAGATGAAAAATCAATGCAAAATGCACAAAAGCGCCTTGATAACCTTACCAAGCCGCAGGGAAGTTTAGGAAGGCTTGAGGAGCTGGCTAAACAGGTTGCGGGAATCACAGGGATGATATCTCCAAAGCTTGATAATAAACTTATTATAACGATAGCAGGCGACCACGGAGTTGTAGAAGAAGGTGTCAGCGCTTTTCCAAAAGAAGTAACCCCGCAGATGGTCCACAATTTTTTAAGAGGCGGAGCAGGTATTAATGTATTAGCGCGTCACATCGGGGCAAAGGTAGTTGTGGTTGATGCCGGTGTTGCCTCAGATATTAAGCCAGAACTAGGCCTTATTATAAATAAGGTAGGGTATGGCACCAGAAATATGGCAAAAGGCCCTGCAATGACAAAAGAAGAAGCTGTTAAGGCTATCGAGTGCGGGATAAGTATAGTTGAAATGAATAGCTCTGTAAGCATCATAGGAACAGGAGATATGGGTATAGGAAACACTACTGCTTCAAGCGCGATAGTTGCATCTATTACAGGCCAAAGTGTTGATAAAGTAACAGGAAAAGGTACAGGTATAGATGATAAAACTTTGAACCACAAGATAGCGGTTATTAAGAAAGCTCTTGATATAAACAAACCCAATGTCAAAGACGGTATCGATGTCCTAAGCAAAGTTGGAGGTTTTGAGATCGGTGCCATAGCGGGTGTAATCTTAGGAGCTGCTTCAAAAAAGATACCTGTTGTAATAGACGGTTTTATTTCCGGAGCAGGGGCATTAATAGCTTATTTAATAGAACCAAAATCAAAATATTATATGATAGCATCACATTGTTCGGTGGAACAGGGACACAAGATAGCTCTTGATTTCATTGGCCTTAAGCCTTTGTTCAATCTTGATATGCGTTTAGGAGAAGGCACCGGCGCCGCGTTGGGCATTAGTTTGGTAGAAGCTAGCGTAAAGATACTGAATGAAATGTCAACATTTGAAAGTGCTGGTGTTTCAGAGAAGGAAAAATGA
- the cobS gene encoding adenosylcobinamide-GDP ribazoletransferase gives MKFLVIALQFLTVLPVKVKEFSDKADFSKALVCFPVVGFLLGLFLAIMNSVLANVFPHLLLNAILVLILTILTGGLHLDGLADTVDGICSMKEKEKALEIMRDSHIGTMGVLSLIFIILFKVILLDSISLSFKTPVLIIMPVISRWSMLVPLYLFKYARQEGKAKIFFDSMNLKTLIMSAIILFVLVIYFLKLTGFYTVLIIFASTFIIARFLNNKIGGFTGDMLGAVNEINEVLFLFIMGVL, from the coding sequence ATGAAATTTTTGGTAATTGCGTTGCAGTTTTTAACGGTCCTGCCTGTTAAAGTAAAAGAATTCTCAGATAAAGCGGATTTTTCAAAAGCTCTGGTTTGTTTCCCTGTTGTAGGATTTTTACTTGGACTGTTCCTTGCAATAATGAACAGTGTATTGGCAAATGTTTTTCCTCATTTACTCTTAAATGCGATTTTGGTTCTAATTCTTACGATACTTACCGGAGGATTACATCTTGACGGGCTGGCTGACACGGTTGATGGTATCTGCAGTATGAAAGAGAAAGAAAAAGCTCTTGAGATAATGAGGGACAGCCATATAGGTACAATGGGGGTCTTAAGCTTAATATTTATTATTTTATTTAAAGTTATCTTATTAGATAGCATTTCTTTAAGCTTTAAAACACCCGTACTTATAATCATGCCTGTTATAAGCAGGTGGAGCATGCTTGTCCCTCTTTATTTATTCAAGTATGCCAGGCAGGAGGGAAAAGCAAAAATATTTTTTGACAGCATGAATTTAAAAACATTAATAATGTCTGCAATAATTTTGTTTGTGCTTGTTATTTATTTCTTAAAGTTAACCGGATTTTATACGGTATTGATTATTTTTGCATCAACATTTATTATCGCCAGGTTCCTAAATAATAAGATAGGCGGTTTTACCGGAGATATGTTAGGGGCTGTTAATGAAATAAATGAAGTATTGTTTCTTTTTATTATGGGAGTTTTATGA
- a CDS encoding phosphatidylglycerophosphatase A gives MKKHVNKVSLREKLKENKIYLNDMVQTAMSMYIYDPKIGSPEQVRKKVRDEFNRVLNDINIASIVYAGLYLEQTGKKGLIPGICKEKFESDPVDLIADEILGQAIAVYIAGTRALFEFERLDKQKPGILKKLPPFMDDIVAGLIAGVIVKVCSA, from the coding sequence ATGAAAAAACATGTAAATAAAGTATCTTTAAGAGAAAAACTTAAAGAAAACAAAATATACTTAAATGATATGGTCCAAACAGCCATGTCAATGTACATTTATGATCCTAAAATTGGAAGCCCTGAACAAGTAAGAAAAAAAGTGAGAGATGAATTTAATCGGGTATTAAATGACATCAATATTGCAAGTATTGTCTATGCAGGTTTATATTTAGAACAAACCGGTAAAAAAGGGCTGATACCGGGTATATGTAAAGAGAAATTTGAAAGCGACCCTGTAGACCTTATAGCTGATGAAATCTTGGGACAGGCGATTGCGGTTTACATAGCAGGTACAAGGGCTTTGTTCGAGTTTGAAAGGCTTGATAAACAAAAACCCGGAATATTGAAAAAACTGCCTCCATTCATGGATGATATAGTTGCAGGCCTCATAGCAGGAGTAATAGTAAAGGTCTGTTCCGCATAA
- a CDS encoding helical backbone metal receptor gives MKKILFIILLFYPLLCFGKGYERIVSLAPSVTKNLYLLGMENKVIGITVYCPEGDIKKEKIGTLLEPNIEKIVSLAPDLVIASKEGNINNSVTRLKELGIETYIMGPCNNFNDICSGFLSLAKFLGNEDKANGIIMEAKIRIEKVKNKVKEKKKVSVFWEVGANPLFTISRKSFVNEFIEMAGGKNIFDEIKIRYPQISREEVLHRDPDVIIIAAMGENLEKEKKYWQNFKTLKASNSGKIYTLGDTIFTDPTPEAFVRGVESVANILYNVGLEDNIKNEK, from the coding sequence ATGAAAAAGATACTATTTATTATATTATTATTTTATCCGTTATTGTGCTTCGGCAAGGGCTATGAGAGGATAGTTTCGCTGGCTCCCTCTGTAACCAAGAACCTTTATCTTTTGGGAATGGAAAACAAGGTGATAGGCATAACCGTCTATTGCCCGGAAGGAGACATTAAGAAGGAAAAAATAGGGACACTGCTTGAGCCGAACATTGAAAAAATAGTATCTTTGGCGCCGGATCTTGTTATAGCATCGAAAGAAGGAAACATAAACAACAGCGTGACAAGGCTTAAGGAACTCGGGATAGAAACCTATATAATGGGCCCATGTAACAATTTCAACGATATCTGTAGTGGTTTTCTATCTCTTGCAAAATTTCTGGGTAACGAAGATAAGGCAAACGGTATTATAATGGAGGCAAAAATAAGGATAGAAAAGGTAAAAAACAAAGTAAAGGAAAAGAAAAAGGTAAGCGTTTTCTGGGAAGTAGGTGCCAACCCTCTTTTTACTATAAGCAGAAAAAGTTTCGTAAATGAATTCATTGAGATGGCCGGAGGTAAAAATATATTCGATGAGATAAAGATAAGATACCCTCAAATCAGCAGAGAGGAAGTCCTGCACAGGGACCCTGATGTTATCATTATAGCGGCTATGGGAGAGAACCTTGAAAAAGAAAAAAAATATTGGCAGAACTTCAAGACCCTTAAAGCTTCAAATTCAGGCAAGATATATACCCTAGGGGATACTATTTTTACTGATCCGACCCCGGAAGCATTCGTACGCGGAGTAGAGAGCGTTGCAAATATCCTTTATAATGTCGGACTGGAAGATAATATTAAAAATGAAAAATGA
- a CDS encoding iron ABC transporter permease, producing MNKKSYILLSLSSLLLVSAVISLMFGGSSLTFAKVFNALIHTGNTDITSTIIWDIRFPRILLAILVGMGLASSGCVFQGMLRNPLADPYTLGLSGGAAFGITLGIFLGLAALSPLFIPLCASIGALFSITILYYAASRKNFSLSTMILCGVIIGFLFSSLVLVIVFLSDAQKIHTTMVWLMGDLSSTQGPIIRYVSVFILPGIVILSFMGFELNILTLGDEKASYLGIDIFTIKKILFVTASLVTGACVAGSGIVGFVGLIIPHATRRFVGPDHKILIPASALSGAVFLILCDIFARTVFAPVELPVGIITGLLGGIFFLFFLLKSRRDRIF from the coding sequence ATGAATAAAAAATCCTATATATTATTGAGCTTATCATCGTTGCTTTTGGTGTCCGCAGTTATATCTCTTATGTTTGGCGGGAGCAGCTTAACTTTCGCTAAAGTCTTTAATGCTTTAATTCACACGGGAAATACAGATATTACTTCAACGATAATATGGGACATCCGGTTCCCGCGTATTTTGCTTGCGATACTTGTTGGGATGGGGCTAGCTTCAAGCGGGTGCGTGTTTCAGGGGATGCTCAGGAACCCTCTTGCAGATCCCTATACGTTGGGGCTTTCCGGCGGCGCTGCTTTCGGTATAACTCTTGGCATTTTTTTGGGGCTTGCAGCCTTAAGCCCTTTATTTATACCTCTTTGCGCTTCTATAGGGGCCTTATTCAGCATAACGATATTATATTACGCGGCTTCAAGAAAAAACTTCTCGCTTTCTACGATGATACTATGCGGAGTCATCATCGGCTTCCTGTTTTCATCACTGGTGCTTGTCATAGTATTCCTTTCGGATGCCCAGAAGATACACACGACTATGGTATGGCTTATGGGGGACCTCTCTTCAACTCAAGGTCCCATTATAAGATATGTTTCTGTTTTTATATTGCCGGGTATCGTTATATTGTCATTTATGGGGTTTGAATTAAATATCCTTACGCTCGGAGATGAGAAAGCATCCTATCTGGGAATCGATATATTCACTATAAAGAAAATACTTTTTGTTACTGCTTCCCTTGTAACCGGAGCCTGTGTCGCAGGTTCAGGTATTGTCGGATTTGTGGGGCTGATAATACCCCATGCCACAAGACGCTTTGTCGGGCCGGATCATAAGATTTTGATACCGGCATCAGCCCTGTCCGGTGCGGTATTCTTAATATTGTGCGATATTTTTGCAAGGACGGTTTTTGCGCCCGTAGAGCTTCCGGTAGGAATTATAACAGGCCTTTTAGGCGGAATATTTTTTCTGTTCTTTTTGCTGAAATCCCGCCGCGACAGAATATTTTAG
- a CDS encoding ABC transporter ATP-binding protein: MDILELQSISFGYAKNKVIDAMSFAVNEGEFLGIIGPNGAGKTTLFKLILGLYKPWDGDVFFKNEPVSHIPRYRFAQNVAAMTQLADTQFSFSVEDFVLMGRYPHLKRFETPKERDVKVIEESLSVTDTAHLKDRNINELSGGEKQRVLLAQALAQEPKLLLLDEPTAYLDITHQVSILDLIKRLNKSLNLTVIIVLHDLNLAAEYCDRLILINNGRVYKTGTPWEVLEYKNIEEVYKTVVVVKENPVTKKPHVLIVPEQARKSREQ; the protein is encoded by the coding sequence ATGGATATTTTAGAATTACAGTCCATATCTTTCGGATACGCAAAAAATAAAGTCATAGATGCTATGTCGTTTGCTGTAAATGAAGGCGAGTTTCTCGGTATAATAGGGCCGAATGGAGCAGGCAAGACCACTCTTTTTAAGCTAATCCTGGGGCTGTATAAACCCTGGGATGGAGATGTTTTCTTTAAAAATGAACCCGTCTCCCATATACCGAGGTATCGCTTTGCACAGAACGTCGCTGCAATGACCCAACTGGCAGATACTCAATTCTCTTTTTCGGTTGAGGATTTTGTCCTGATGGGAAGATATCCTCATCTTAAAAGGTTTGAAACACCCAAAGAACGTGACGTTAAGGTAATTGAGGAAAGCCTATCCGTGACAGATACTGCCCACTTAAAGGATAGGAACATAAATGAACTCTCTGGCGGCGAGAAACAGAGGGTGCTGCTGGCTCAAGCCCTTGCCCAGGAGCCGAAGCTTCTTCTTCTTGATGAGCCGACAGCATATCTTGACATAACGCATCAGGTAAGTATTCTGGATCTTATAAAGAGACTGAATAAAAGCCTTAATTTGACGGTTATAATAGTTTTACATGATCTGAACCTAGCGGCTGAGTATTGTGACAGGCTGATATTGATAAACAATGGTCGAGTGTATAAAACAGGCACGCCCTGGGAGGTTTTGGAATATAAAAACATTGAAGAAGTTTACAAAACAGTGGTAGTTGTAAAAGAAAATCCGGTTACAAAAAAACCGCATGTGTTGATAGTACCTGAACAGGCGCGGAAATCAAGGGAACAATAA
- a CDS encoding TonB-dependent receptor has protein sequence MKIINKVVSFLFVIFLAVSGLFAENGGVFLSLTRKAQSMKDLPTNTSVITETQIKNMNEGTLGDVIRHEVGLNPSLTGTFGAESNLMIRGAASPQVLVLIDGRKVNALSSGIADLSTVPLDNIERIEIIRGAASAIYGANAIGGVINIITKKPKDPEPVVAIGLSYGSFSTQSQSINIGTKKENTSFMITGSRNLSDGWRDNSGYDSKDMFLDLGYNTVNFGNFDFSGTYFTSSLGTPGLGVSLDKYDGNIELLATTPEAKQTEEKKNVSLKNEKKLGENLIKTTLYFSNERINFKDPLNLDWTTGAVSPIDTDYKSTIYNGEVQVNTLYNITAGFEWSLERYQQSNLMTNLDEISNSRVNSAVYAQDKINAGSLTILPGLRFDSNSSFGSILSPKVTLVYAINEALKVSANSGRAWRSPTFNDLYYPISGNINLKPEDGISSDIGIEYNKTTTMAGVTVFLTETKDLIEWAPSASNPNIWMPSNVSTSRQSGAEFVLKYKIFTGFFHKLNYTYLWALDTTQNTVLFYRPCNTVNSAFTYLFPSNLKFELDTKYVSSQETNSVPTQLPAYTLYDFGLTKEFGPDAQLWAKVKNATDEKYQTRLGYPVPGRTVFVGIKIKFVD, from the coding sequence ATGAAAATAATAAATAAAGTTGTATCGTTTCTTTTTGTAATATTTTTGGCTGTATCGGGTTTATTTGCAGAAAACGGAGGTGTATTCTTAAGCCTTACAAGAAAGGCGCAAAGCATGAAAGACCTGCCTACAAATACTTCGGTCATTACTGAAACACAAATAAAGAATATGAATGAAGGCACACTCGGCGATGTTATCCGTCATGAAGTCGGGCTAAACCCGAGCCTGACCGGCACGTTCGGCGCAGAAAGTAACCTGATGATACGCGGTGCAGCATCTCCTCAGGTGCTTGTCCTTATTGATGGACGAAAAGTTAATGCGCTCTCATCTGGTATTGCAGACCTCAGCACTGTACCGCTTGATAATATAGAAAGGATAGAGATAATAAGAGGAGCGGCCTCTGCCATATACGGAGCAAATGCCATAGGGGGGGTCATAAACATAATTACAAAAAAACCAAAAGACCCTGAACCTGTGGTTGCTATCGGTTTATCGTACGGTAGTTTCAGTACGCAGTCTCAGTCAATAAATATAGGGACAAAAAAAGAAAATACCTCGTTTATGATAACAGGCTCCAGGAACCTTTCGGATGGGTGGCGGGATAATTCCGGTTATGATTCAAAAGATATGTTTTTGGACCTGGGTTATAACACTGTAAATTTTGGTAATTTTGATTTTTCAGGAACTTATTTTACCTCGAGCCTCGGTACCCCGGGCCTGGGAGTCAGCCTTGATAAATATGACGGGAATATTGAGCTGCTGGCCACAACACCCGAGGCAAAGCAGACCGAAGAGAAAAAAAATGTGAGCCTAAAAAACGAAAAAAAGCTTGGAGAGAACTTAATAAAAACTACCCTCTATTTTTCAAACGAAAGAATAAATTTTAAAGACCCTCTTAACCTGGATTGGACTACAGGCGCAGTCTCTCCCATTGACACGGATTATAAGTCAACCATTTACAATGGCGAGGTTCAGGTAAATACTTTGTATAACATCACAGCTGGATTTGAATGGTCTCTAGAACGGTATCAACAAAGTAACTTAATGACTAACTTAGACGAGATAAGTAACAGCAGGGTTAATTCTGCTGTATATGCACAGGATAAAATAAATGCCGGCAGCTTGACTATCCTTCCCGGCTTAAGGTTCGATTCGAACTCTTCTTTTGGCAGCATCTTAAGCCCTAAAGTGACACTAGTCTATGCTATAAACGAAGCCCTGAAGGTCTCTGCAAATTCAGGAAGAGCCTGGCGCTCTCCGACTTTTAATGACCTGTACTATCCCATATCCGGGAATATAAACCTTAAACCCGAAGACGGCATATCTTCCGATATCGGCATTGAATATAATAAAACAACAACAATGGCCGGAGTAACGGTTTTTTTGACCGAAACAAAAGACCTCATTGAATGGGCGCCGTCTGCGTCTAACCCAAATATCTGGATGCCTAGCAATGTCTCCACAAGCAGGCAATCCGGTGCAGAGTTTGTGCTGAAATATAAAATATTTACCGGATTTTTTCATAAACTAAATTATACATACCTCTGGGCGCTGGACACCACACAGAACACCGTCCTTTTTTACAGGCCCTGCAATACGGTCAACTCCGCGTTCACATATCTTTTCCCGTCAAACTTGAAGTTTGAGCTTGATACTAAATACGTCAGCTCACAGGAGACAAACTCTGTGCCAACTCAGCTTCCCGCGTATACTCTATATGATTTTGGCTTAACAAAAGAGTTTGGGCCTGATGCGCAGCTGTGGGCAAAAGTAAAAAATGCAACGGACGAAAAATATCAGACACGGCTTGGCTACCCTGTCCCGGGCCGAACTGTTTTTGTAGGCATAAAAATAAAGTTTGTTGATTAA
- a CDS encoding antibiotic biosynthesis monooxygenase has translation MIVTCVSVSVKKENVGEFIKETIKNHEGTRKEPGNLRFDVLQCAGDETEFILYEVFESREAVNAHKETQHYKNWKETVEKWMTKPRKGIVYNIITPEDKNQW, from the coding sequence ATGATAGTGACTTGCGTGTCGGTAAGCGTAAAAAAGGAAAATGTCGGCGAATTTATAAAAGAAACTATAAAGAACCATGAAGGTACAAGGAAAGAACCGGGAAACTTACGTTTTGACGTGCTACAATGTGCGGGTGATGAAACAGAATTCATCCTTTATGAGGTTTTTGAATCCCGGGAAGCGGTCAATGCTCACAAAGAAACTCAACATTATAAAAACTGGAAGGAGACAGTGGAAAAGTGGATGACAAAACCGCGTAAAGGTATAGTTTACAATATTATTACACCGGAAGATAAAAACCAATGGTAA